From a region of the Pongo abelii isolate AG06213 chromosome 9, NHGRI_mPonAbe1-v2.0_pri, whole genome shotgun sequence genome:
- the LOC100449783 gene encoding olfactory receptor 10W1: MTWENHSVLMEFVFLAYPSCPELHILSFLGVSLVYGLIITGNILIVVSIHTEARLRTPMYYFLGSLSGIEICYTAVVVLHILANTLQSEKTITLLGCATQMAFFIALGSADCFLLAAMAYDRYVAICHPLQYPLLMTLTLCVHLVVASVISGLFLSLQLVAFIFSLPFCQARGIEHFFCDVPPVMHLVCAQSHIHEQSVLVAAILAIAVPFFLITTSYTFIVVAVLKIRSAAGRHRAFSTCSFHLTVVLLQYGCCAFMYLCPSSSYHPKQDQFISPVYTLGIPLLNPLIYALRNSEMKGAIGRVLTRNCFSQNS; this comes from the coding sequence GGGTCAGCCTGGTTTATGGTTTGATCATCACTGGGAACATTCTCATTGTGGTGTCCATTCACACAGAAGCCCGTCTACGCACACCCATGTACTATTTCCTGGGCAGCCTTTCTGGGATTGAAATATGCTACACTGCAGTGGTGGTGCTCCATATCCTGGCCAACACCCTACAGTCAGAGAAGACCATCACCCTCCTGGGCTGTGCCACCCAGATGGCTTTCTTCATTGCACTGGGCAGTGCTGATTGCTTCCTCTTGGCTGCCATGGCCTATGACCGCTATGTAGCCATTTGCCACCCCTTGCAGTACCCTCTTCTCATGACATTGACTCTTTGTGTCCACTTGGTTGTGGCATCAGTCATCAGTGGTCTGTTCCTGTCCTTACAACTGGTGGCCTTCATCTTCTCTCTGCCATTCTGCCAGGCTCGGGGCATTGAGCACTTCTTTTGTGATGTGCCACCAGTCATGCATCTTGTTTGTGCTCAGAGTCACATTCATGAGCAGTCAGTGCTGGTTGCAGCCATACTAGCCATTGCTGTGCCTTTCTTCCTCATCACCACCTCCTACACCTTCATAGTGGTTGCTGTGCTCAAGATCCGCTCGGCTGCTGGCCGCCACCGGGCCTTCTCCACCTGCTCTTTCCACCTCACTGTGGTGCTGTTGCAGTATGGCTGCTGTGCCTTCATGTACCTGTGCCCCAGCTCCAGCTACCACCCCAAGCAAGATCAGTTCATCTCACCGGTGTACACATTGGGAATTCCACTGCTCAACCCACTCATCTATGCCCTGAGGAACAGTGAGATGAAAGGGGCCATAGGGAGAGTTCTTACCAGGAACTGCTTTTCCCAGAACAGCTAG